A single Perca flavescens isolate YP-PL-M2 chromosome 2, PFLA_1.0, whole genome shotgun sequence DNA region contains:
- the tomm20b gene encoding mitochondrial import receptor subunit TOM20 homolog B, producing the protein MMGGKTSALAAGVCGALLVGYCIYFDKKRRSDPNFKNRLRERRRKQKVAKERAGMAKLPDLKDAEAVQKFFLEEIQLGEELLAQGDYEKGVDHLTNAIAVCGQPQQLLQVLQQTLPPPVFQMLLTKLPSISQRIVSAQSLSEDDIE; encoded by the exons ATGATGGGCGGGAAGACCAGCGCGCTAGCCGCGGGGGTGTGCGGCGCCCTGCTCGTCGGTTACTGCATCTATTTCGACAAGAAACGACGCAGTGACCCCAACTTCAAGAACAGGCTGCGAGAAC GGAGGAGAAAGCAGAAGGTGGCCAAAGAGAGGGCAGGCATGGCAAAG CTCCCGGACCTGAAGGACGCCGAGGCGGTCCAGAAGTTCTTCCTGGAGGAGATCCAGCTCGGGGAGGAGCTGCTGGCTCAGG GAGACTACGAGAAAGGCGTGGACCACCTGACCAACGCCATCGCGGTGTGCGGTCAGCCTCAGCAGCTGCTGCAGGTGCTGCAGCAGACTCTGCCTCCGCCCGTCTTCCAGATGCTGCTCACCAAACTGCCCAGCATCagccag CGTATCGTGAGTGCACAGAGTCTGAGCGAGGACGATATAGAATGA